The Candidatus Eremiobacteraceae bacterium genome includes the window GCGAAGCGGCACGTTCAAGCGGGGGCGCCGATGAACCGGCGGGTCGCGCTGGTCGTGCTCTCGGACAAAGCGGCTTCGGGCGAGCGCCAGGACCGCTGTATCGACGCCATGCGCGACGCCCTGCCGCAGCCGTTCCGCGTCGTGTTCGAGCGCATCATCCCCGATGACCGCGCGCAGATCGAGTCGCTGTTGCGCGAGCTGTGCGCAGGCGTCGCTGATCTCGTACTGACCAGTGGCGGCACCGGTCTGGGCCCACGCGACGTCACGCCGCAAGCCACGCGCGCGATCGCAGACTACGAAGTGCCGGGCGTCGCCGAAGCGATGCGGGCGGCGAGTCTGCCTAGAGTCAGAACGGCGATGCTGTCGCGCGCGATCGCGGCGGTGCGCAACGCGACGCTGATCGTCAATCTGCCGGGAAGTCCGAACGGCGCCCGCGAAACGTTGTCGGCGATAGCAGATGTGCTGCCGCACGCGCTCGATCTGCTCACCGGAGCGGCCGGCGAACACCCGCAGCCGCAAGGGACGTGATGGACTTCTCGACCGCCCAGCGCATCCTGACGACCGCACAGAACGAGAGCCTCTCGCGCCGCCATCCCGGCCGGCTCGATCGCATGCGCGCATTGCTCGACCTCTTGGGCAACCCCGAGCGCGCGTTCGCCAGCGTGCACGTCGGCGGCACGGCCGGCAAAGGCTCCACCGCATCGATGATCGCCTCGGTGCTCACCGCGGCGGGCTTCAAGGTCGGCTTGCACACCAAGCCCCACCTGCGTTCGGTCACCGAGCGCGCGCGCATCGACAACGCGCCGATCGATGAGGCGCGCTTTGCCGACGTCATGGAAAGCATGCTGCCCGCCTTCGATGAGATGGAGCGCGGGCCGTGGGGCGCGCCGTCGTACTTCGAAATCCTGGTCGCGCTCGCGTTCCGCTTTTTCGCGCTGGAGCACGTCGACATCGCAGTCGTCGAAGTGGGGATCGGCGGCACGCTCGACGGCACCAACGTCCTGTCTCCGCTGGTCAGCGCGCTGACCAATGTCAGCCTCGACCACACCGATGTGCTGGGCGACACCGTCGAGGCCATCGCGCGCGACAAAGCGGGCATCATCAAAGCCTCCACGCCCGTCGTCACCGCCGCCGATCATCCGGACGCGCTGCGCATCATCCGCGACGCTGCAGAGCGGATGCACTCGCCGCTGCGCCGGGTGCAGGAACTGGCGGCGATCGAATCGCGCCCCGGCGAGATCGCGTACTCACAGTCGTTCTCGATCACGACGCCGCAGCAGCGCTACGACATCACGATGCCGCTCATGGGCGAGTTCCAGCTGCTCAACGCGGCGACCGCGGTGCTCGCGCTCGAAGACCTGCAACGGCGCTTTCCCGTGACGCCCGCCGACGTCGCGGCGGGCCTGGCGGATCTCGCGCTCCCCGGGCGGATGGAGTTCTATCCGTCGCGCCCTTCCCTGTTGTTCGACGTCGCGCACAACCGCGAGAAAGCGTCAGCGCTCGCCGGCGCGTTGCTCAGGCATTTCCCCGATCGGCGCTTCGTCTTCGTGGTCGCTATCTCCGAGAGCAAGGATGCGAGCGCGATGATCGAGGCATGGTCGCAGCTGCCGGCGCAGTTCATCTTCACGACGTTCGACGTCTCGCATCGCTCGGCGGCCCAGCCGCATAACCTGAGCAACATCGCCGCGTTGGCCGGCTCGACCGCCCGCGCCGTCGAAGAGCCGGTCGAAGCGCTCTCGGTCGCGCGCCGCATCGCCGGTTCGAACGATCTGGTCGTCATCACCGGCTCGACGTTCCTCGTGGGCGCGCTGCGCGATTGGTTCCTCGAGGACGCCGGCGCTCACGGCCATGCCCGAGTCTAGGAAGGCCGGAGCGGTCGAATCTATTCGACCGAAACTGACGTTGCGGGGCCGCACGTTTGCGTGGGGCTCGCGCACCTTCGTCATGGGTATCATCAACGTGACGCCAGACTCGTTCTCAGGCGACGGCGTCGCCGGCGACGTGGACGCGGCGCTCGTGCGCGCGCACGCGATGGAGCGCGCCGGTGCCGACATCATCGACGTCGGGGGCGAGTCGACGCGCCCCGGCCACGTGCCGGTGTCGGAAGAAGAAGAAAGCGCACGGGTGTTGCCGATGATCGCCGCGCTGCGTAGTGCGCTCGACATCCCTATCTCGATCGACACCTTCAAGCCCGCGGTCGCCGCGCGCGCCGTCGAGCTCGGAGCCGACCTGATCAACTGCGTCTGGGGCGCGCATCCGGGAATCGCAGAAGCGGCTGCGGCCAAGGGCGTTCCACTGGTGGTCATGCACAACCGCGCGAGCGCGGACTATGCGGGTGACGTCGTCGACGAGGTCATCGCATCGCTCGAGCGCGCGGCGTGCGACGTGCTCGCCGCCGGCGTGCCGCCCGCGCATATCATCGTCGATCCCGGCATCGGATTCGGCAAGACGGCCGAACACAACGTCGAGATCTTGCGCCGGCTCGCCGACTTCCGCCGGCGTTTGCCCTACCCGCTGCTCGTGGGCACGTCGCGCAAGTCGTTCATCGGCAAGATCACGGGGCTGCCGGTGGAGCAGCGCGCCTTCGGCACCGCCGCATCGGTCGCGCTGGCGATCGCGGCCGGCGCCGACATCATCCGCGTGCACGACGTCGAGGCGATGGTGGCCGTGGCGCAGGTCGCCGATGCGATCTGCCGCGGCGCAGCCAAGAGCGATGCCTGACACGATCCGCATCTTGGGCATGCGGCTCCAGGCGCGCGTCGGCGCCTCCACCGGAGAACGCGATCGGCCCCAGCCGGTCGACGTCGACCTCGAGCTCGCCGTCGATCTGTCGCCCGCCGCCAAGTCGGATGACCTGCGCAAGACGGTCGACTACGCCGCCGCCTTCGAGACGTGCGCGCGGGTAGTGTCGAGCCGCTCGTTCGCGCTGCTAGAAACGCTTGGCGCCGCCTGCCTTGAGGCGCTGTTCACAGACCGGCGCATCGCGAGCGCCGCCATCCGCGTGCGCAAACCGGGATTGCTGGGCGGCGCGACGCCTGAAGTCGAGCTGGCGCGCGCGAACCGCGGCAAGGCGGCTCTCCCGCGGGCGGAGAAACACCGTTCCGATGCCAGAAAACATTGACGGCAACGGTTCCACCGATGCGTCGTTCTCGCGTTTTGTGAGCGAACGCGTCGCTCCGCTGGCCAAGGCGTTCGCGTCGACGCCGTTGGCCGAGCTGCGCGTGCGCACGAGCGAAGGTTCGATCCGGCTGGTCAAAGCGGTCGACGCGCCGGCGCCCGAGCGCGCCCCTGCGGTGGCCAAAGCGCTGTTGCGCGGCTCCAAGCAGCACCTCATGCCGACTGTCGAATCCGGCCATCAATACGACGTCATCAGCGCCGATGTCGTGGGCATCTTCTCGCCGGTCGCCGGTGCGTCGTCAGCGGGCGAGCGCGTGGGTGAGGCCACCGTGCTCGGCTACATCGAAGCGCTCAAGCTCAAGCATCCGGTCCGCAGCGGCGGGCCGTGCGTGCTGATCGCCCAAGTCGCCGAGGACGGACAAGCCGTCGATTTCGGCGAGCCGCTGTTCGTCGTCGATCGGGCGGAAGCGCCCAAAGCGCCCGAGCCAATCCTCGAGCCGCTCGAGCCGCCTCGGCTGTAGCCGCTTCGCGCCGAGCCACCGCACCGCCCATGCATCGGAGCTTTAGTGTTCGATAAGGTCCTTATCGCCAACCGCGGAGAGATCGCCGTGCGCGTCATCCGCGCCTGCCGCGAGCTGGGCGTGCGCACTGTGGCGATCTTTTCCGACGCCGAGCGCGACGCGCTGCACGTGCGTCTCGCCGACGAGGCGTTTTGCGTCGGACCGCCGCCCGCGGCGCGCTCGTATCTCAACGTCCCCAATATCATCTCGGCTGCGGAGATCACCGGCGTCGACGCGATCCATCCAGGCTACGGTTTCTTGTCCGAGAACGCCGGGTTCGCGGAGATCTGCGCGTCGCACGGTTTCAAGTTCATCGGCCCGCCTGCGGCCGCAATCGCGCTGATGGGCGACAAAGCATCCGCCAAGCGGCGCATGCAGGAGGCCGGCGTGCCGGTCGTGCCGGGATCGGGCATCATCGAAACGGACGAGCAAGCGAAGCGTTTTTGCGCGGAGGCCGGCTACCCGGTGCTGATCAAGGCGACGGCGGGCGGCGGCGGCAAGGGCATGCGCATCGTCGGGCGCGAGACCGATCTTGGCGCCGGGCTTGCGGCCGCGCGCGGCGAGGCGCAGGCTGCATTCGCGGACGGGCGCGTGTACATCGAAAAGCTGCTCGAACATCCGCGCCATATCGAGGTCCAGGTGCTCGCAGACGAATTCGGCCACGTGATCCACGTGGGCGAGCGCGACTGCTCGATCCAAAAGCCCGGCCATCAGAAGCTGTTGGAGGAGTCGCCCGCGCCTAATCTCGATCCCGAAGTGCGCGCACAATTGTGCGCCGCCGCCGTCAAAGCGGCGCGCGCGGCCGACTACGCCAACGCGGGCACGCTCGAATTCCTCGTCGCGCCGGACAACCAGTTCTATTTCATGGAGATGAACACGCGCATCCAAGTCGAGCATCCGGTGACCGAATCGGTGTACGGCATCGATCTCGTGCGCTGGCAGGTGCGCATCGCATCGGGTGAGCGTTTGACCGTCAGACAAGAAGACGTGCGGCCGCGCGGACACGCGATCGAATGCCGCATCAACGCCGAAGACGTCGACAATGGTTTCCGTCCGGTCTCCGGCAAGCTCGGCACCGTCTTGCTGCCGGGGGGACCGGGCATCCGCGTCGACACCCACATCTATTCGGGCGCGGAAGTGCCGCCCTTTTACGATTCGATGCTGGCCAAGATCATCGCGGTCGATCGCGACCGGCCAAGCGCGATCGCGCGCATGCGCCGCGCCCTCGACGAGACCGAGATCCATGGCGTGGCGACGACCGTCGCGCTGCACGAGCGGATCCTCGCCTCGGAGCCGTTCGAGGCCGGCCACACGTACGTCACCTGGCTGCGCGAATATCTGTTGCAGCCAGCCGCCGTGGGCGGATAACGCGTGGCCAAACAACGTCGCGAACATCGCATCGCGCTCGAAGTGCTGTACGCGGTCGACATCGGCACGGCGCCGCTCGACGAGGCGCTCGTCCAGGCGCGCGAGGGCATCGGCGTGTTCGCGCGCGGCGACGAGGCGGCGGACGAAGACCCCTACGAACCGGTGATGCCGGCCGTCGACCGGCGCGCCGACACGCCGCGCCCAACCGACTGGGCGCTGGTCGAAGAACTGGTCCGCGGCACGCTCGCGCATAAAGAAGAGCTGCAGGCGCAGATCGCGCCGCTGCTGCAGCGCTGGACGATCGAGCGGCTCTCCGGCATCGACCGGCTCGTGCTCTGTCTTGCGGCCTACGAGCTGCGCTACCATCCGCAGGCGCAGACGAGCGAGGTCATCAACCACGCGGTCGAGCTCGCACGGCGCCTGTCGACCGAGCGCAGC containing:
- the accC gene encoding acetyl-CoA carboxylase biotin carboxylase subunit, whose protein sequence is MFDKVLIANRGEIAVRVIRACRELGVRTVAIFSDAERDALHVRLADEAFCVGPPPAARSYLNVPNIISAAEITGVDAIHPGYGFLSENAGFAEICASHGFKFIGPPAAAIALMGDKASAKRRMQEAGVPVVPGSGIIETDEQAKRFCAEAGYPVLIKATAGGGGKGMRIVGRETDLGAGLAAARGEAQAAFADGRVYIEKLLEHPRHIEVQVLADEFGHVIHVGERDCSIQKPGHQKLLEESPAPNLDPEVRAQLCAAAVKAARAADYANAGTLEFLVAPDNQFYFMEMNTRIQVEHPVTESVYGIDLVRWQVRIASGERLTVRQEDVRPRGHAIECRINAEDVDNGFRPVSGKLGTVLLPGGPGIRVDTHIYSGAEVPPFYDSMLAKIIAVDRDRPSAIARMRRALDETEIHGVATTVALHERILASEPFEAGHTYVTWLREYLLQPAAVGG
- the folB gene encoding dihydroneopterin aldolase, whose translation is MPDTIRILGMRLQARVGASTGERDRPQPVDVDLELAVDLSPAAKSDDLRKTVDYAAAFETCARVVSSRSFALLETLGAACLEALFTDRRIASAAIRVRKPGLLGGATPEVELARANRGKAALPRAEKHRSDARKH
- a CDS encoding MogA/MoaB family molybdenum cofactor biosynthesis protein translates to MNRRVALVVLSDKAASGERQDRCIDAMRDALPQPFRVVFERIIPDDRAQIESLLRELCAGVADLVLTSGGTGLGPRDVTPQATRAIADYEVPGVAEAMRAASLPRVRTAMLSRAIAAVRNATLIVNLPGSPNGARETLSAIADVLPHALDLLTGAAGEHPQPQGT
- the folP gene encoding dihydropteroate synthase, encoding MPESRKAGAVESIRPKLTLRGRTFAWGSRTFVMGIINVTPDSFSGDGVAGDVDAALVRAHAMERAGADIIDVGGESTRPGHVPVSEEEESARVLPMIAALRSALDIPISIDTFKPAVAARAVELGADLINCVWGAHPGIAEAAAAKGVPLVVMHNRASADYAGDVVDEVIASLERAACDVLAAGVPPAHIIVDPGIGFGKTAEHNVEILRRLADFRRRLPYPLLVGTSRKSFIGKITGLPVEQRAFGTAASVALAIAAGADIIRVHDVEAMVAVAQVADAICRGAAKSDA
- a CDS encoding folylpolyglutamate synthase/dihydrofolate synthase family protein, which codes for MDFSTAQRILTTAQNESLSRRHPGRLDRMRALLDLLGNPERAFASVHVGGTAGKGSTASMIASVLTAAGFKVGLHTKPHLRSVTERARIDNAPIDEARFADVMESMLPAFDEMERGPWGAPSYFEILVALAFRFFALEHVDIAVVEVGIGGTLDGTNVLSPLVSALTNVSLDHTDVLGDTVEAIARDKAGIIKASTPVVTAADHPDALRIIRDAAERMHSPLRRVQELAAIESRPGEIAYSQSFSITTPQQRYDITMPLMGEFQLLNAATAVLALEDLQRRFPVTPADVAAGLADLALPGRMEFYPSRPSLLFDVAHNREKASALAGALLRHFPDRRFVFVVAISESKDASAMIEAWSQLPAQFIFTTFDVSHRSAAQPHNLSNIAALAGSTARAVEEPVEALSVARRIAGSNDLVVITGSTFLVGALRDWFLEDAGAHGHARV
- the nusB gene encoding transcription antitermination factor NusB, translating into MAKQRREHRIALEVLYAVDIGTAPLDEALVQAREGIGVFARGDEAADEDPYEPVMPAVDRRADTPRPTDWALVEELVRGTLAHKEELQAQIAPLLQRWTIERLSGIDRLVLCLAAYELRYHPQAQTSEVINHAVELARRLSTERSGEFVNGVLDTLAKTPPAGFSA